A genomic segment from Streptomyces antibioticus encodes:
- the aceB gene encoding malate synthase A, whose amino-acid sequence MSAPAPSPLAIVDAEPLPRQEEVLTEEALAFVAALHRRFTPRRDELLARRAERRAEIARTSTLDFLPETAAIRADDSWRVAPSPAALEDRRVEITGPTDRKMTVNALNSGARVWLADFEDASAPTWENVILGQLNLTDAYTRRIDFTDPVSGKSYALKDADELATVVMRPRGWHLDERHLQVDGEEVPGTLVDFGLYFFHNARRLLDLGKGPYFYLPKTESHLEARLWNDVFVFAQDHIGIPQGTIRATVLIETITAAYEMEEILYELRDHASGLNAGRWDYLFSIVKNFRDGGPRFVLPDRNAVTMTAPFMRAYTELLVRTCHKRGAHAIGGMAAFIPSRRDAEVNKVAFEKVRADKDREANDGFDGSWVAHPDLVPIALESFDRVLGERPNQKDRLREDVHVEAADLIAVDSLDAKPTYPGLVNAVQVGIRYIEAWLRGLGAVAIFNLMEDAATAEISRSQIWQWINAGVEFENGLKATPELAREVAADELANIRAELGEEAFAAGHWQQAHDLLLEVALDEDYADFLTLPAYRLLRG is encoded by the coding sequence ATGTCCGCACCAGCGCCGTCCCCGCTGGCCATCGTCGACGCCGAGCCCCTGCCCCGGCAGGAGGAGGTCCTCACCGAGGAGGCCCTCGCCTTCGTGGCCGCGCTGCACCGGCGTTTCACCCCGCGCCGTGACGAGCTGCTCGCCCGCCGCGCCGAGCGCCGCGCGGAGATCGCCCGCACCTCCACCCTGGACTTCCTCCCGGAGACGGCAGCGATCCGCGCCGACGACTCCTGGCGGGTGGCGCCCTCCCCGGCGGCGCTGGAGGACCGCCGGGTGGAGATCACCGGCCCGACCGACCGCAAGATGACCGTGAACGCCCTCAACTCGGGCGCCCGGGTCTGGCTCGCGGACTTCGAGGACGCCTCCGCGCCGACCTGGGAGAACGTCATCCTCGGTCAGCTCAACCTGACCGACGCCTACACCCGCCGTATCGACTTCACGGACCCGGTCTCCGGCAAGTCGTACGCCCTGAAGGACGCCGACGAACTCGCCACCGTCGTGATGCGGCCGCGCGGCTGGCACCTGGACGAGCGCCATCTCCAGGTGGACGGCGAGGAAGTGCCCGGCACCCTGGTCGACTTCGGGCTGTACTTCTTCCACAACGCGCGGCGGCTGCTCGACCTCGGCAAGGGCCCCTACTTCTACCTGCCCAAGACCGAGTCCCACCTCGAAGCCCGCCTGTGGAACGACGTGTTCGTCTTCGCGCAGGACCACATCGGCATCCCGCAGGGCACAATCCGCGCGACCGTTCTGATCGAGACCATCACGGCCGCCTACGAGATGGAGGAGATCCTCTACGAACTCCGCGACCACGCCTCGGGGTTGAACGCGGGCCGCTGGGACTACCTGTTCTCCATCGTGAAGAACTTCCGGGACGGCGGCCCCCGGTTCGTCCTCCCCGACCGCAACGCCGTCACGATGACGGCGCCGTTCATGCGCGCCTACACCGAACTCCTCGTGCGCACCTGCCACAAGCGGGGCGCGCACGCCATCGGCGGCATGGCGGCCTTCATCCCCTCCCGGCGCGACGCCGAGGTCAACAAGGTCGCCTTCGAGAAGGTCCGCGCCGACAAAGACCGTGAGGCGAACGACGGTTTCGACGGCTCCTGGGTCGCCCACCCCGACCTGGTGCCGATCGCCCTGGAGTCCTTCGACCGGGTCCTGGGCGAGCGGCCGAACCAGAAGGACCGGCTGCGCGAGGACGTCCACGTCGAGGCGGCCGACCTGATCGCGGTCGACTCGCTGGACGCGAAGCCCACGTACCCGGGCCTGGTCAACGCCGTTCAGGTCGGCATCCGTTACATCGAGGCGTGGCTGCGCGGACTCGGCGCGGTCGCCATCTTCAACCTCATGGAGGACGCGGCCACCGCCGAGATCTCCCGCTCTCAGATCTGGCAGTGGATCAACGCCGGGGTGGAGTTCGAGAACGGTCTGAAGGCGACCCCCGAGCTGGCCCGCGAGGTCGCCGCCGACGAACTGGCCAACATCCGCGCGGAGTTGGGCGAGGAGGCGTTCGCCGCCGGGCACTGGCAGCAGGCGCACGATCTGCTGCTGGAGGTGGCGCTCGACGAGGACTACGCCGACTTCCTCACCCTGCCCGCCTACCGCCTGCTGCGCGGCTGA